The uncultured Celeribacter sp. genome includes the window CACACCGTCTGCGGCAAAAAAGATCGCACGGGCGCGGGCTTCGGCATCGGCGCGCGTGACAAGCCCGCGGGCCAGAAGCACCTGCGTCAAAATCGTGGCCATCCGCGCCTTATGCGCCTGAGACATTTCCGTATCTGTCCCCAGCCGCAGACTCCGCAAGGCCGCTTCATCGCGGTAAATCTCAACAACCGCCTCTAGCAAACCGCCAATGTCGGCAGCGCTGTCAGGCACCTGCATGAGTGCGGCCATCAGCGCCTCAAGCCGTTCATAATAGCGCGCGGCCAGCACCCGCAGGATCGCATCTCGGTCCGGCAGATATTGGTGCAGCGCGCCTGCTGACAGGCCCGCCTCCTGCGCCACACGGGTCAGGTTCAGCGCCTCCGGTCCCTTTTCATCCAGCAAGCGGTCCGCTGCCGCCAAAGCGCGCGCGACCTTGGCCCGTGACCGGCTTTGCGCCGGGATGCGACGCAACGGAAGGTGTTCTAAAGGTTCTGCCATCTCTAAACCAAACTTGACTCTGATTTTATTATTGCCTCATCTGATCCCATGACACAAGACAACAGCTTTTCTCAATTGCGTGAAGCGGTCGCCAAGGCGGCCCGCACCATCGCGGATCACGGCCTTGTCGGCGGCACCTCCGGCAATGTCAGCGCGCGTCAGGGCGACCTTGTCGCCGTAACCGCAACCGGCGTTGTGCTCGCCAACACCACAGCCGAAGAGGTCACGGTCGTC containing:
- a CDS encoding TetR family transcriptional regulator, whose protein sequence is MAEPLEHLPLRRIPAQSRSRAKVARALAAADRLLDEKGPEALNLTRVAQEAGLSAGALHQYLPDRDAILRVLAARYYERLEALMAALMQVPDSAADIGGLLEAVVEIYRDEAALRSLRLGTDTEMSQAHKARMATILTQVLLARGLVTRADAEARARAIFFAADGVLKEAFRRDPQGDPDMLRALRDMIEATLAQG